Proteins found in one Nostoc sp. NIES-3756 genomic segment:
- a CDS encoding class I SAM-dependent methyltransferase — MEKLTIIDKPNINVASAWEKYWHNTLVNSTPILWDANVERASANDLPRFQHLINPQLPLIDFACGNGTQTKFIAQFFPHVIGVDVSKSALEIAFIENNAANITYHLLDGLEPQQAEQLHAQIGDANIYMRTGFHHIPTEKRELLAQSLGILLGKQGVMYLIELGAGCIDFFNSLVEIYGNLPYELSLVTEHGILPGIVTSEDIERYFPNFKILSQGEDLFQSIHKLPDGQYATPPAFWAVIKHA, encoded by the coding sequence ATGGAAAAATTAACCATTATTGATAAACCTAACATTAATGTTGCATCTGCCTGGGAAAAATATTGGCATAACACTTTAGTTAACTCAACCCCAATTTTATGGGATGCTAATGTAGAAAGAGCTTCGGCAAATGACTTACCTCGTTTTCAACACTTAATTAATCCTCAGTTACCACTGATTGATTTTGCTTGTGGTAATGGAACACAAACTAAGTTTATTGCTCAATTTTTCCCACATGTTATTGGAGTTGATGTTTCCAAGAGTGCTTTAGAAATAGCATTTATTGAAAATAACGCTGCAAATATTACATATCACCTTCTTGATGGTTTAGAACCCCAACAAGCAGAACAACTTCATGCTCAAATTGGTGATGCCAATATTTATATGCGGACTGGATTTCATCACATTCCTACAGAAAAAAGGGAACTACTTGCCCAATCACTAGGTATACTGCTTGGAAAACAAGGGGTAATGTATTTAATTGAGTTAGGTGCTGGCTGTATTGACTTCTTCAATTCATTAGTGGAAATCTACGGAAATCTACCATACGAACTTTCATTAGTTACAGAACATGGCATATTACCAGGAATCGTCACTTCAGAAGATATTGAACGTTATTTTCCTAATTTTAAAATTTTAAGCCAGGGTGAAGACTTATTCCAAAGTATTCACAAGCTACCTGATGGGCAATATGCGACACCGCCTGCATTCTGGGCTGTAATTAAACACGCATAA
- a CDS encoding FAD-binding oxidoreductase, with translation MIEQKINLESVNIIQDDESLSSVTSDFGHLVKGHSLGIIQPRTIEEVRLTVQFAKNHHLQLKPRGKGYTQSGQSVAQNAYTLDLTQLNHIGGVDLITQTITCQAGATWQDIVTKTLAYEMLPCVLPLNLEQTVGGLLSTGGIGSTSKTYGPVIANVVDLIILTGNGEMISCNRTRNRELYDAVLGGLGRCGIIVSSTLALRKVKKYIRTFHLLYDSLDAWMYDQVFLGKNQQIDHLEGFCWTSAKGIRNTTRGKQFFAHWLYGLQVGVEYEETAPSVSDVLPNANYWQLIHTEDEETVSHVFRYQPRFEMMRTIGAWNQTHPWIECFVDAQTLVQVLPEILEMLPLSFGDGHRTMMVASDNLPSLFMMPPQENNFCLAILPVAVSMTDIKSLDVLEKVNQLLLDAGAKRYLSGWLGRCDFHWQQHYGQFYSIWETLKQKYDPHHILG, from the coding sequence ATGATTGAACAAAAAATTAATCTAGAAAGCGTGAATATCATCCAAGATGATGAGAGTCTATCTAGTGTTACCAGTGATTTTGGTCATCTAGTTAAAGGTCATAGTCTAGGCATTATCCAACCTCGCACTATTGAAGAAGTCAGATTAACTGTCCAATTTGCCAAAAACCATCATTTACAACTCAAACCCCGTGGTAAAGGTTACACTCAAAGCGGACAGTCTGTCGCTCAAAATGCTTATACTCTTGATTTGACACAACTCAACCACATCGGTGGAGTTGACCTCATCACCCAGACTATTACTTGTCAAGCTGGAGCAACATGGCAAGATATAGTTACCAAAACTCTTGCATATGAGATGCTTCCCTGTGTCTTACCCCTAAACCTCGAACAAACTGTAGGTGGACTACTTTCTACAGGTGGTATTGGTAGTACTTCCAAAACCTATGGCCCTGTAATTGCTAACGTGGTTGATTTAATCATCCTTACAGGGAATGGTGAGATGATTTCTTGTAACCGTACACGAAATCGTGAACTGTATGATGCTGTTTTAGGTGGTTTGGGAAGATGCGGTATTATCGTCAGTTCTACTTTAGCCTTACGTAAAGTAAAAAAATATATACGTACTTTTCACCTACTTTACGATTCTCTTGATGCTTGGATGTATGACCAAGTATTTTTAGGTAAAAATCAACAAATAGATCATTTAGAAGGTTTTTGTTGGACTTCGGCTAAAGGTATTCGTAACACTACCAGAGGTAAACAGTTCTTTGCTCATTGGCTTTACGGACTGCAAGTGGGAGTGGAGTATGAGGAAACTGCACCATCTGTGAGTGATGTATTGCCAAACGCTAATTATTGGCAGCTTATCCATACAGAAGACGAAGAAACCGTTAGTCATGTTTTTCGCTACCAACCTCGTTTTGAGATGATGCGAACTATTGGGGCGTGGAACCAAACTCATCCCTGGATAGAATGCTTTGTTGATGCTCAAACTTTAGTGCAAGTCTTACCCGAAATTCTGGAGATGCTACCCCTGAGCTTCGGTGATGGACACAGAACGATGATGGTTGCATCCGATAATTTACCTAGTTTATTTATGATGCCTCCACAAGAGAATAACTTTTGTTTGGCAATTCTGCCTGTGGCTGTATCCATGACAGATATCAAAAGCCTGGATGTGTTAGAAAAAGTTAATCAACTGCTACTCGATGCTGGTGCAAAGCGTTACCTATCTGGATGGCTTGGCAGATGTGATTTTCATTGGCAACAGCATTATGGGCAATTTTATAGTATTTGGGAAACTCTCAAACAAAAGTATGACCCGCATCATATCTTGGGTTAG
- a CDS encoding trifunctional serine/threonine-protein kinase/ATP-binding protein/sensor histidine kinase, with protein MQIADYKILEIAHSGAVTNIYRATQISNNIPVILKVLPEENFSLETIARFKHEYSISANLDHPHIVKLLNLETYNQQLVLVFEDFDGVSLKQYIESHKPCLQLTLQVAIAITHALVYIHDNHIIHKDIKPANIIINNRENLIIKLTDFSISSRLRKETPQLVNPNQLEGTLDYMSPEQTGRMNRNLDYRTDFYSLGITLYEMLTGQLPFISDEPIELVYAHIAKEATPIQQLVADIPPIVVSIVNKLIAKNAEDRYQSARGLLADLEQCLAQIDHTGAISFAVSERIADFTPGRLDVLSQLLIPQKLYGRETQVEQLLQAFTRISHGNSELVLVSGYSGIGKTSVINEVNKLITKAKGYLISGKCDQFKRDIPYLSLTQAFSSLVGQLLTESTTKLEVWRNHILQAVGSDGQVIIDIIPEVELIIGKQPQVSELGYSESQNRFNRVFKNFIQVFYCREHPLVIFLDDLQWADLSTLKLIELLLCDANIKYLLVIGAYRDNEVNTAHPLMNTIAEINQSGTVINNIILQPLELNDVFNLVVDTLNDHTNRCYPLAELIFQKTAGNPFFITQLIKALYQELLLVFDFSEQQWHWDLEKIITVGISNQSVIELLAKRLKLLPSNTQKVIQLAACIGDKFSLDILSVVNEKSVFDTANEIDAALQAGLILPLNEAYRLPLLFQAEDSISFDSRQIVYKFLHDRVQQAAYSLIPHEEKKFTHIKIGKLLLSNTPNTEIEGRIFDIVNQFNKSTDIIQNESEKAQLAKLNLIAGRKAKKSTAYEPAFNYFQISINILDKEAWKNNYNLTWNLYQEAAEVAYLCGQFEKMHYLVDSVIENAHQLTEKIKVYNLQILTAIAQKQLQKAVQIGLQLLNRIGVNLPEEPSDDFVHQTLIETNSLIPSNNVQSLLQLPEMIDSNAIAAMEILDTVSTAAYSASPKLMLLINLTRVKLSLQHGRCAFSPIAYAAYGLILCGVINDREMGYEFGRLALDLAANINPTIHGKVLFYVSNFIFHWKIHLRETLQFSKLGSKCSLEGGDLEYTAWSYQFECRSLYWQGEELSSLKQKIENDIDLICQTKQEQPLSHQYLLYQVVLNLMDYAEDACTLIGETYNEQESLIQYQDSNDALAIFFLNLYKLVLYYLFGKYEQASCHADVITKYIDSAVAQVVVPIFYFYDSLTQLAIYTNQTDAEQKNILLHVQNNQDKMQQWAELAPMNYLHKYYLVAAELYRLQGQTYHAMDYYDRAIALAQEHGYIQEAALANELTASFYSQLGRKKLAKNYLDEAYSHYLCWGAIAKVKDLEQRHPHLLTRIAKSTSSHISITKGSTTSTKSLSLDISTVVKASQTLSSEIVMSSFLEKLMFLVKENAGAQKVFFIAQENKQLLIEGSLIEDDTVTTFQSIPITEKQILPASIINYVARTQTALVIDDVTHVDNFHKDPYIVTYQPKSILVSPIIYQGKLSGILYLENNLTTHAFTKDRLEVLQILSAQAAISLENTRFYSTLETRVKERTQELEEKNQQLKTILGELKRTQAQLIHNEKMSSLGQLVAGVAHEINNPINFIYGNVAHISEYSQCLLNIVDFYQEKYPDSQEDLVEITDDSDIDFIKDDLPKLLSSIRTGAERIRDIVKSLRNFSRLDEAVIKEVDIHEGINNTCMILQQKLSNIKVIKTYRELPKITCDASQINQVFLNLLNNAIDAISELETSRKIKENQDVEYEPTIRIDTFLDKNQQIVVRITDNGVGIDHKIKNKVFDPFFTTKPVGKGTGLGLSISYQIMEKHQGSLECTSSPGVETIFVMKLPISGK; from the coding sequence ATGCAAATTGCGGATTACAAAATTTTAGAGATTGCCCATTCAGGAGCGGTTACTAATATTTACCGTGCTACACAAATTAGTAATAATATTCCTGTTATTCTCAAGGTATTGCCAGAAGAAAACTTTTCTTTAGAAACAATTGCCAGATTTAAACATGAATATTCTATCTCTGCTAACCTTGACCATCCTCATATTGTCAAACTGCTAAATTTAGAAACTTATAATCAACAATTAGTATTAGTTTTTGAAGATTTCGATGGTGTTAGTCTCAAACAGTATATAGAATCTCATAAACCATGCCTGCAACTTACTCTACAAGTTGCGATCGCTATCACTCATGCTTTAGTCTATATTCACGACAACCATATTATTCATAAAGATATTAAACCTGCCAATATCATCATTAACAATAGAGAAAATTTAATTATTAAACTGACTGACTTCAGTATCTCTTCTCGGTTGAGGAAGGAAACGCCACAACTTGTCAACCCCAACCAGCTAGAAGGAACGCTGGACTATATGTCCCCAGAACAGACGGGACGCATGAACCGTAACTTAGACTACCGTACTGACTTCTATTCTTTAGGCATCACACTTTATGAAATGCTTACCGGACAATTGCCTTTTATTAGTGATGAACCAATAGAGTTAGTATATGCTCATATTGCCAAGGAAGCCACACCTATTCAACAACTAGTAGCAGATATTCCGCCAATTGTGGTTAGTATTGTCAATAAGTTAATAGCCAAAAATGCGGAAGATAGATATCAAAGTGCTAGAGGCTTATTAGCTGATTTAGAACAATGTTTAGCACAGATCGATCATACAGGAGCGATCAGCTTTGCCGTCTCAGAGAGAATCGCTGACTTTACACCAGGTCGTCTAGATGTTCTTTCTCAGCTACTAATTCCCCAAAAGTTATACGGACGAGAAACTCAAGTTGAACAACTACTCCAAGCATTTACCAGAATCAGTCATGGTAATAGTGAATTAGTATTAGTATCTGGTTACTCAGGTATTGGTAAAACTTCTGTTATCAATGAAGTTAACAAGCTCATTACCAAAGCCAAGGGATACCTTATTAGTGGTAAATGTGATCAATTCAAGCGTGACATCCCCTATTTATCTCTTACCCAAGCATTTTCTTCTTTAGTAGGTCAACTGTTAACAGAATCAACCACAAAACTAGAAGTATGGCGTAATCATATACTGCAAGCTGTAGGTAGTGATGGACAAGTCATTATTGATATTATACCAGAAGTAGAATTAATTATTGGCAAACAACCACAAGTATCTGAATTGGGTTATAGTGAATCACAAAATAGATTTAATCGCGTCTTTAAAAACTTTATTCAAGTATTCTACTGTCGTGAACATCCATTAGTAATATTTTTAGATGATTTACAATGGGCAGATTTGTCAACTTTAAAATTAATAGAGTTATTGCTTTGCGATGCCAATATTAAATACTTATTAGTCATTGGAGCATATCGTGATAATGAAGTAAACACAGCCCATCCTTTGATGAATACGATTGCAGAGATTAATCAGTCTGGCACAGTTATAAATAATATTATTTTGCAACCATTAGAATTAAATGATGTGTTTAATTTGGTTGTAGATACATTAAATGATCATACCAATCGTTGCTATCCTTTAGCTGAATTAATTTTTCAGAAAACTGCTGGAAATCCTTTTTTTATCACTCAGTTAATCAAAGCATTATATCAAGAACTACTATTGGTATTTGATTTTAGTGAACAACAGTGGCACTGGGATCTAGAAAAAATCATTACTGTTGGTATTTCTAATCAAAGCGTAATTGAATTACTAGCAAAACGCCTCAAGCTCTTACCATCAAATACACAAAAAGTCATACAATTAGCAGCTTGTATAGGCGATAAGTTTAGCCTAGATATCTTGTCAGTAGTGAATGAAAAATCAGTATTTGATACAGCAAATGAAATTGATGCCGCACTACAAGCCGGACTAATTTTACCGCTTAATGAAGCCTATCGCCTACCTTTATTGTTCCAGGCTGAAGATAGTATTTCGTTTGATAGTAGACAGATTGTTTACAAATTTCTCCATGACAGAGTACAACAAGCAGCATATTCATTAATCCCCCATGAGGAAAAGAAGTTTACTCATATTAAAATAGGAAAATTATTGCTGTCTAATACACCGAATACAGAGATAGAAGGCCGGATATTTGATATTGTTAATCAATTTAATAAAAGTACTGATATTATTCAAAATGAATCAGAAAAAGCTCAATTAGCTAAATTAAACTTAATTGCTGGACGTAAAGCCAAAAAATCAACAGCTTATGAACCAGCTTTCAATTATTTTCAAATTAGTATAAATATTTTAGACAAAGAAGCATGGAAAAACAACTATAATCTCACCTGGAACTTGTATCAAGAAGCAGCAGAAGTCGCCTATCTATGCGGTCAGTTTGAAAAAATGCACTATTTAGTAGATAGCGTGATTGAAAATGCTCATCAATTAACTGAAAAAATAAAAGTTTACAACTTACAAATTCTGACAGCTATAGCTCAAAAGCAGTTACAAAAAGCTGTGCAAATTGGCTTACAGTTACTTAATCGAATAGGTGTTAATTTACCTGAAGAACCTTCTGATGATTTTGTGCATCAAACATTGATAGAAACAAACTCTTTAATTCCTAGCAATAATGTTCAAAGCTTGCTCCAGTTACCAGAAATGATTGATAGTAATGCTATAGCTGCTATGGAAATTTTGGATACTGTTTCTACGGCGGCTTATTCAGCTTCTCCCAAGTTGATGTTACTCATCAATTTAACGCGAGTAAAACTATCTTTACAACATGGTAGATGTGCTTTTTCGCCTATTGCTTATGCAGCTTATGGGTTAATTTTATGTGGTGTAATAAATGATAGAGAAATGGGTTATGAATTTGGTAGGCTAGCACTAGATTTAGCGGCAAATATTAATCCTACTATTCATGGAAAAGTATTATTTTATGTAAGTAATTTTATTTTTCACTGGAAAATTCATTTACGAGAAACCCTACAATTTTCTAAATTGGGTTCAAAATGTAGTTTAGAAGGTGGTGACTTAGAATATACAGCGTGGTCTTACCAATTTGAATGTCGTTCTTTATATTGGCAAGGTGAAGAATTAAGTAGTCTTAAACAGAAGATAGAAAATGATATTGATTTAATCTGTCAAACTAAGCAAGAACAACCATTAAGTCACCAGTACTTACTTTATCAAGTAGTTTTAAACTTAATGGATTATGCTGAAGATGCTTGTACCTTAATAGGAGAAACTTATAATGAGCAAGAGTCTCTCATTCAATATCAAGATAGTAATGATGCTTTAGCAATCTTCTTTTTAAATTTATATAAACTTGTGCTTTATTACTTATTTGGCAAGTATGAACAAGCGAGTTGTCATGCGGATGTTATAACCAAATATATAGATAGTGCTGTTGCACAGGTTGTTGTGCCTATATTCTATTTTTATGATTCGCTAACACAACTAGCAATTTATACGAATCAGACAGATGCTGAACAGAAAAATATACTTTTGCATGTACAAAATAATCAAGATAAGATGCAGCAATGGGCAGAATTAGCCCCAATGAATTACTTACACAAGTATTATTTAGTAGCAGCAGAATTATATCGTCTCCAGGGGCAAACATATCATGCAATGGATTATTATGATAGAGCGATCGCACTAGCTCAAGAACATGGTTATATCCAAGAGGCTGCTTTAGCTAATGAACTCACCGCATCATTTTACAGCCAATTGGGTAGAAAAAAATTAGCTAAAAATTACCTTGATGAAGCTTATTCTCACTATCTTTGCTGGGGAGCGATCGCTAAAGTGAAAGATTTAGAACAGCGTCATCCTCATTTATTGACGAGAATAGCAAAATCAACATCATCTCATATTAGTATTACTAAAGGTTCTACTACTTCTACAAAATCACTATCTTTAGATATTTCTACAGTAGTGAAAGCTTCTCAGACATTAAGTAGTGAAATTGTCATGTCCAGCTTCCTCGAAAAACTGATGTTTTTAGTTAAGGAAAATGCAGGCGCACAAAAAGTATTTTTTATTGCTCAAGAAAATAAGCAATTACTGATTGAAGGCTCTCTAATAGAAGATGATACTGTTACAACATTTCAATCTATACCCATTACAGAAAAACAGATATTACCAGCATCTATCATTAATTATGTAGCCCGAACCCAAACAGCACTGGTCATAGATGATGTAACCCATGTAGATAATTTCCATAAAGACCCCTACATTGTTACTTATCAGCCAAAATCTATTCTTGTATCACCGATTATCTATCAAGGAAAGCTGAGTGGAATTTTATATTTAGAAAATAATCTCACAACTCATGCTTTTACTAAAGATAGACTAGAAGTCTTACAAATTCTATCGGCACAAGCTGCAATTTCTCTAGAAAATACTCGTTTTTATTCAACTCTAGAAACTCGTGTTAAAGAACGTACACAAGAACTAGAAGAAAAGAATCAGCAATTAAAAACTATTTTAGGAGAATTAAAGCGTACTCAAGCTCAACTAATTCATAATGAAAAAATGTCTTCATTAGGGCAATTAGTAGCAGGTGTAGCTCACGAAATTAATAATCCGATTAATTTTATTTATGGTAATGTAGCGCACATATCAGAGTATAGTCAGTGTTTACTAAATATTGTTGATTTTTATCAAGAAAAATATCCCGATTCGCAAGAGGATTTAGTAGAAATAACAGATGATAGTGACATAGATTTTATCAAAGATGATTTACCAAAACTGCTTAGTTCTATCAGAACAGGTGCAGAACGTATACGTGATATAGTTAAATCCTTACGCAACTTCTCGCGCTTAGATGAAGCAGTTATCAAAGAGGTAGATATTCACGAGGGTATTAATAATACCTGTATGATATTACAGCAAAAGCTCAGTAATATTAAGGTTATTAAAACATATAGAGAATTACCTAAAATTACTTGTGATGCTAGCCAAATAAATCAAGTTTTCCTAAATTTGCTCAATAATGCTATAGATGCTATATCAGAATTAGAAACGAGTAGGAAAATAAAAGAAAATCAAGATGTAGAATATGAGCCAACTATTCGGATTGATACATTTTTAGATAAAAATCAACAAATAGTTGTGCGTATTACTGACAATGGTGTGGGGATAGATCATAAAATCAAAAATAAAGTTTTCGATCCATTTTTTACCACAAAACCAGTTGGTAAAGGTACAGGCTTAGGTTTATCAATTAGCTACCAAATTATGGAGAAACATCAGGGTAGCTTAGAATGTACATCCTCACCAGGAGTTGAGACAATTTTTGTGATGAAACTGCCAATATCTGGGAAATAA
- a CDS encoding TrbI/VirB10 family protein produces MTYETQPKSRTHLEVDHADWESQMARLVGLAAEPATHTPDLAPSQPSPTSPQEVKTEQSLSSNPFAKLALVGTATLVMVMVAGVFLTQLMSAGNQKSKPKSSTASQPEVPATNFTPQQNFEQEVETLKTKLALAEQAQAVKVAQQNLRNAPRVIATATPQTNTSVPRVTVSQATPTSTPRTVVERVASNPYAPPIPVTSSINPQIPPPPVIQSNPAPTPLNPWEQWKRLSKVGSYGQANPVEQPSMTVSSQPPLTAPSPEPSNNGYQPPQNPGSTISQAQPRNSQSLKVGTSAKGVLATAVFGETNRGRTNSGDDNENKNMFVIRLTEPLKDADGAIAVPANTEILTELKSVSEQGVMQLSLTKMIVQNNGVLSERDIPNNALTIRGAGGSPLLAKQYPDRGSSIAGMDAGLFVLGGVAKAAELFNRTDSQVVVTTGGGTTVTSGNPRRNIAAGVLEGGLNSVVPQISQRNQQAIAQMMQQTNVWLLGAGTQVEIYVNQAVQL; encoded by the coding sequence ATGACTTACGAAACCCAACCAAAATCCCGAACTCATTTAGAAGTAGATCATGCTGATTGGGAATCACAAATGGCTAGATTAGTCGGTTTAGCAGCAGAACCTGCTACTCATACACCTGATTTAGCACCTAGCCAGCCATCCCCAACATCACCACAGGAAGTCAAAACTGAGCAATCCCTCTCGTCTAACCCCTTTGCTAAGTTAGCTTTGGTGGGTACAGCTACTCTAGTCATGGTTATGGTAGCTGGTGTGTTTTTAACTCAACTGATGAGCGCTGGTAATCAAAAATCAAAACCAAAGAGTTCAACTGCATCTCAGCCTGAAGTACCAGCCACAAATTTTACGCCGCAGCAAAATTTTGAACAAGAAGTAGAAACTTTAAAAACTAAATTAGCTCTGGCTGAACAAGCACAGGCGGTAAAAGTAGCACAGCAAAATCTCAGAAATGCACCACGGGTAATAGCAACTGCAACTCCACAAACCAATACATCGGTTCCACGGGTAACAGTCAGCCAAGCAACACCTACATCAACACCACGTACAGTTGTTGAGCGCGTTGCTTCAAATCCATACGCACCACCTATACCCGTCACCAGTTCTATCAATCCCCAAATACCACCACCACCAGTAATACAGTCAAATCCTGCACCAACCCCCCTTAATCCTTGGGAGCAATGGAAAAGACTATCTAAGGTGGGTAGTTACGGCCAAGCTAATCCTGTAGAGCAACCTAGCATGACAGTCTCTAGTCAGCCACCACTGACGGCTCCAAGCCCAGAACCTAGTAATAACGGATACCAGCCCCCACAAAATCCTGGTTCCACTATCAGTCAAGCACAACCTCGCAACTCACAATCGTTGAAAGTAGGAACCAGTGCGAAAGGTGTATTAGCAACGGCTGTCTTTGGGGAAACTAATAGAGGTAGAACGAACAGTGGTGATGACAACGAAAATAAGAACATGTTTGTTATCCGTTTGACAGAACCACTCAAAGACGCAGATGGTGCGATCGCAGTACCTGCAAATACTGAGATATTAACTGAGCTAAAATCAGTTTCTGAACAAGGCGTGATGCAGCTTAGTCTCACCAAAATGATTGTCCAAAATAACGGCGTTCTGTCAGAAAGAGACATTCCCAATAATGCCCTAACAATTCGTGGTGCTGGTGGTTCTCCTTTATTAGCAAAGCAATACCCTGATCGTGGTTCATCAATCGCTGGGATGGATGCGGGTTTGTTTGTGTTGGGTGGTGTGGCTAAAGCCGCAGAGTTATTTAACCGTACAGATTCCCAAGTTGTTGTGACAACTGGTGGCGGTACTACCGTTACTAGTGGTAATCCCAGACGTAACATTGCTGCTGGAGTTCTTGAAGGTGGTTTAAACTCCGTAGTTCCCCAAATTTCCCAGCGCAATCAACAAGCGATCGCCCAAATGATGCAGCAAACTAATGTTTGGCTCCTGGGCGCTGGAACTCAAGTAGAAATCTATGTCAATCAAGCTGTACAGCTTTAG